From a single Oceanobacillus kimchii X50 genomic region:
- a CDS encoding VOC family protein: MITQAAQVSILVNNIEEAKHFYTKKLGFIVREELEFSPGWKYVTVSPDFTNETRLELVKAETPEQEEMIGKQAANQVLIMFLSDDIEKDYCELKARGVIFHGEPKPVPGGKGVGFEDLYGNAFDLYQPDTNE, from the coding sequence ATGATTACCCAAGCAGCCCAAGTTTCTATCTTAGTGAACAACATTGAAGAAGCAAAGCACTTTTATACTAAAAAATTAGGATTCATTGTTCGAGAAGAATTAGAATTTTCACCGGGATGGAAGTACGTGACCGTTTCACCAGATTTTACAAATGAAACAAGGCTAGAATTAGTCAAAGCCGAGACACCAGAGCAAGAAGAGATGATTGGTAAACAAGCCGCCAACCAAGTCTTGATTATGTTTTTAAGTGATGATATAGAGAAGGATTATTGTGAACTGAAAGCACGTGGTGTGATATTTCATGGTGAACCAAAACCAGTTCCTGGTGGAAAGGGCGTAGGTTTCGAAGATTTATATGGTAATGCCTTTGACCTATATCAACCAGATACCAATGAATGA
- a CDS encoding SDR family oxidoreductase, with protein sequence MPQNPRTKYTNEDFPKQFQEQPGIQREMTPIPDCGEKTYKGSGQLKGRKALITGGDSGIGRAAAIAYAREGADVAINYLPVEEPDALEVKELIEDAGQKAVLLPGDLRDEDFARSLIHSAIKELDGLDTLVMVAGEQQAVEDITELSTEQLVSTFQTNVFSMYWMVQEAIPHLPAGSSIITTSSVEGYDPSPILMDYAPTKSAIIGFTKGLAKQLSSKGIRVNSVAPGPYWSALQISGGQLQENIPKFGKETPATPLGRAGQPAELGGLYVFIASEHASYATGHVFSATGGMRAN encoded by the coding sequence ATGCCACAAAATCCAAGAACGAAATATACAAATGAAGACTTTCCAAAACAATTTCAAGAACAACCAGGTATTCAAAGAGAAATGACACCTATTCCTGATTGCGGGGAAAAAACTTATAAAGGATCGGGACAACTAAAGGGGAGAAAAGCATTAATTACAGGCGGTGACTCTGGTATTGGAAGAGCTGCCGCTATCGCTTATGCTCGGGAAGGAGCAGATGTTGCGATTAACTACCTCCCTGTAGAAGAACCAGACGCATTAGAAGTAAAAGAACTGATTGAAGATGCTGGTCAAAAAGCAGTATTACTTCCTGGTGACTTACGAGATGAAGATTTCGCCCGCTCGTTAATACACAGTGCTATTAAAGAATTAGACGGATTGGACACGTTAGTGATGGTTGCCGGAGAACAGCAAGCTGTAGAGGATATCACGGAACTTTCAACAGAACAATTAGTATCCACATTCCAAACGAATGTATTCTCCATGTATTGGATGGTTCAAGAAGCGATTCCGCACCTGCCAGCAGGAAGCTCAATTATCACCACTTCTTCGGTGGAAGGCTATGATCCCTCACCAATTCTAATGGATTATGCGCCAACGAAGAGTGCCATTATTGGATTCACCAAAGGTTTAGCCAAACAATTAAGTTCCAAAGGAATCCGTGTTAATTCCGTCGCGCCCGGCCCTTACTGGTCTGCTCTGCAAATATCCGGTGGTCAGCTGCAAGAGAATATTCCGAAGTTCGGTAAAGAAACCCCGGCGACACCTTTAGGTCGTGCAGGACAACCAGCGGAGCTAGGTGGACTATATGTGTTCATTGCTTCAGAACATGCAAGCTATGCTACTGGACATGTATTTAGTGCAACTGGAGGAATGCGTGCGAACTAA
- a CDS encoding potassium channel family protein, which yields MIFFRHLFVKVIRLNNWFLLLSTFTLVLASSYFIYFLEPDTFADPFEGLWWTMTTVTTVGYGDVSPTTGPGKIFAMFLYIIGIGIMTIFIGKAIDFLSVRKRLKEAGKLNITTEDHIILINWTKKASITLDELLKTFEDISIVIIDEAVSKIPILHEQVEFVHGNPANTDVLFQANLLKSKSVMVFASEDSVATSQADGQTLLIATTLESIGKEYEKNIYTICEVLESRHIKAFQHVSVEEFITANDTAAHLARSILYNGSSEIIRQLTSNTAYDLYSISKKDTWQTYDDARSDLAAQGAMLISNGNDLSIIKQLSAPIPNDAKLFIICDESACEKIIS from the coding sequence ATGATCTTTTTCAGGCATTTGTTTGTAAAAGTCATCCGATTAAATAATTGGTTTCTTTTACTTTCGACATTCACGTTGGTTCTGGCAAGTAGTTACTTTATCTATTTTTTAGAACCTGATACATTTGCAGATCCTTTTGAGGGGCTTTGGTGGACAATGACAACAGTGACAACCGTAGGATATGGTGATGTGTCGCCAACCACTGGTCCCGGTAAAATATTCGCAATGTTTTTATATATTATTGGAATTGGAATCATGACTATTTTTATTGGTAAAGCAATTGATTTTCTAAGTGTTCGGAAACGATTAAAGGAGGCAGGCAAATTGAATATCACAACAGAAGATCATATTATCTTAATAAATTGGACAAAAAAGGCTAGTATTACGCTAGACGAATTACTAAAAACCTTTGAAGATATATCTATCGTCATCATTGATGAAGCAGTTAGCAAAATACCGATTTTACATGAACAAGTAGAGTTCGTTCATGGGAACCCAGCAAATACCGATGTATTGTTCCAAGCAAACTTACTAAAAAGTAAATCGGTAATGGTTTTTGCTTCAGAAGATAGTGTCGCAACATCCCAAGCAGATGGTCAAACGCTGTTAATTGCCACGACATTAGAAAGTATCGGAAAAGAATACGAAAAAAATATTTATACAATATGCGAGGTTTTAGAATCAAGACATATTAAAGCATTTCAACATGTCTCTGTTGAGGAATTTATCACTGCAAATGATACAGCAGCCCATTTAGCACGTTCCATTTTATACAATGGCTCAAGTGAAATTATTAGACAACTAACCAGCAATACAGCGTATGATTTGTACTCCATCAGTAAAAAAGACACCTGGCAGACCTATGATGATGCTCGTTCCGATTTAGCAGCTCAAGGTGCCATGCTGATATCAAATGGAAATGATTTATCGATTATTAAACAATTATCCGCGCCTATCCCAAATGATGCCAAGTTGTTTATTATCTGTGATGAAAGTGCTTGTGAAAAAATTATTTCTTAA
- a CDS encoding DUF4260 domain-containing protein — protein sequence MTNKQIVHIEYGIAFVFSFYMYSQLDFPIWMFFVFLLIPDISMIGYAVNNRIGAMIYNIGHSLILPLLLIFCSIFFAIDLLLSLSIIWVAHIFMDRCFGYGLKYPDEFKHTHIQEI from the coding sequence ATGACGAATAAACAGATTGTTCATATTGAGTATGGAATTGCTTTTGTATTTTCATTTTATATGTATAGCCAGCTCGATTTTCCGATTTGGATGTTTTTTGTATTTTTACTCATTCCTGATATTTCTATGATTGGATATGCAGTGAACAATAGGATAGGTGCAATGATTTATAACATCGGACATAGCCTGATACTGCCGTTACTACTTATTTTTTGTTCCATCTTCTTTGCGATAGATTTATTACTTTCACTATCTATCATTTGGGTTGCACATATCTTTATGGATCGTTGTTTTGGCTACGGGTTGAAGTACCCAGATGAATTTAAGCATACACATATTCAAGAGATTTAA
- the panB gene encoding 3-methyl-2-oxobutanoate hydroxymethyltransferase, with translation MKALKDFMRMKHDGEKISMLTAYDYPSAKQAEAAEIDMILVGDSLGMTVLGYESTVDVTLEDMKHHARAVRRGAKDTYVVVDMPFGTIGIDESADTAFAIELYRDTNANAIKIEGAHAAPVIKKCHAIGIPVVAHLGLTPQSFGITGYQLQATSKEAAKQLIEDAKLVEKSGAMMLVLEAIPSDLAQVITETLTIPVIGIGAGVGTDGQVLVYHDVLNYGVEHKPKFVKRYGDFSTGVEALKNYHDEVKRQAFPAEEYTYKKQIMNEVDE, from the coding sequence ATGAAAGCCTTGAAAGATTTCATGCGAATGAAGCATGATGGAGAAAAAATTTCCATGTTGACCGCCTATGATTATCCGAGCGCAAAGCAAGCGGAAGCTGCTGAAATAGATATGATTCTCGTCGGTGATTCGTTAGGGATGACAGTACTTGGTTATGAAAGCACTGTCGATGTAACTCTCGAGGATATGAAGCACCATGCGCGTGCAGTACGTCGTGGCGCGAAGGACACTTATGTTGTCGTCGATATGCCTTTTGGAACAATCGGTATTGATGAAAGCGCCGATACGGCATTTGCGATCGAATTATACCGAGATACCAATGCAAACGCTATAAAGATCGAAGGTGCGCATGCCGCTCCTGTTATTAAAAAATGCCATGCTATCGGTATTCCTGTCGTTGCTCATCTTGGACTGACACCGCAGAGTTTCGGTATCACAGGCTACCAACTACAAGCAACCTCCAAGGAAGCCGCTAAACAGCTAATTGAAGATGCTAAACTTGTTGAAAAAAGTGGTGCGATGATGCTTGTCTTGGAAGCAATACCGAGCGACCTCGCCCAAGTAATAACCGAGACACTAACGATTCCAGTAATTGGGATTGGTGCTGGTGTAGGAACGGATGGACAAGTACTTGTGTATCATGACGTGCTTAATTATGGTGTGGAGCATAAACCAAAGTTTGTAAAGCGCTATGGTGACTTTTCTACCGGAGTAGAAGCATTAAAAAATTATCATGACGAAGTGAAGCGACAAGCGTTTCCTGCTGAAGAATACACATATAAGAAACAAATTATGAACGAGGTAGACGAATGA
- a CDS encoding chromate transporter, with product MSYKQNEKSSLKALLEILFISTRLGLTSFGGPIAHLGYFHDEYVRRRKWMDEKSYADLVALAQFLPGPASSQVGIGIGVMRAGTLGGIVSFIGFTIPSVVALVIFALLMQSFNVGEMGWIHGLKLVAVAIVAHAIIGMATKLTPDLQRKTIALVALVVTLLWQTVYSQVVVILIAAMIGYVIYKNYSNDVQASHTHVKILTKKFGFICMSLFFGLLLLFPILREITTSHWVAMFDSFYRSGSLVFGGGHVVLPLLEREFVPTGWVSEEAFLAGYGAAQAVPGPLFTFAAYLGAVMNGWIGGLVATIAIFLPAFLLILGTLPFWNSLRNNHKIKGALMGVNAAVVGILIAAFYQPIWTSAVLSPIDFAFAAILFSMLVYWKLPPWVIVLTGAIGGTLISYI from the coding sequence ATGAGTTATAAACAAAATGAAAAATCTTCATTAAAAGCGTTATTGGAAATACTATTTATTTCAACTCGATTAGGACTAACTTCTTTTGGAGGGCCAATTGCGCACCTCGGTTATTTTCACGATGAGTATGTAAGAAGAAGAAAATGGATGGATGAAAAAAGTTACGCGGACCTTGTTGCGTTAGCACAGTTTTTACCAGGTCCAGCTAGTAGTCAGGTGGGAATCGGAATAGGTGTGATGCGCGCAGGTACCCTGGGTGGAATAGTCTCTTTTATCGGATTCACGATACCATCTGTTGTTGCACTCGTTATCTTTGCTTTATTGATGCAAAGCTTTAATGTGGGAGAAATGGGCTGGATACATGGGTTAAAATTAGTTGCGGTTGCTATTGTAGCGCATGCAATAATTGGAATGGCAACTAAATTAACACCTGATTTACAACGAAAAACGATTGCCTTAGTTGCCCTGGTCGTTACGCTTTTATGGCAAACAGTCTACTCACAAGTCGTTGTAATTTTGATTGCAGCAATGATTGGTTATGTTATATACAAAAATTATAGCAATGATGTACAAGCATCACATACACACGTAAAAATATTAACGAAAAAGTTTGGTTTTATTTGCATGTCATTGTTTTTTGGTTTGTTATTACTTTTCCCAATCCTAAGGGAAATAACGACCTCCCATTGGGTTGCTATGTTTGATAGCTTTTATCGCTCAGGTTCGCTTGTTTTTGGTGGTGGACATGTTGTTCTTCCACTGTTGGAAAGAGAGTTTGTACCTACAGGTTGGGTAAGTGAAGAAGCTTTCTTAGCGGGATACGGTGCTGCACAGGCTGTACCTGGACCATTATTTACATTTGCTGCTTATCTAGGAGCAGTTATGAATGGATGGATCGGTGGTTTGGTTGCTACCATAGCTATATTCTTACCGGCATTTTTATTAATATTAGGTACCTTACCGTTTTGGAATAGTTTGAGAAACAACCACAAGATAAAAGGAGCGTTAATGGGAGTAAATGCTGCCGTAGTAGGTATATTGATTGCAGCTTTCTATCAGCCAATATGGACAAGTGCAGTTCTATCTCCAATTGACTTTGCTTTTGCTGCGATATTATTCAGTATGCTTGTATATTGGAAACTTCCACCGTGGGTGATAGTTCTAACAGGGGCTATTGGTGGAACATTGATTTCATATATTTAA
- a CDS encoding PadR family transcriptional regulator: MEDRVLRKLFLGFIHIHILHHANEHPVFGLWMLEELREHGYSISAGTLYPILHSMEKDGLLLKEDRNVEGKIRKYYTATDKGVVILQEAREKAYELFKEIKD, from the coding sequence TTGGAGGATAGAGTATTACGAAAGCTGTTTCTAGGGTTTATACACATTCATATTCTGCACCATGCGAATGAACACCCGGTTTTTGGGTTATGGATGTTAGAAGAATTAAGAGAGCATGGATATAGTATAAGTGCGGGAACGCTTTATCCAATTCTACATTCGATGGAAAAAGACGGACTACTTTTAAAAGAGGATCGGAACGTCGAAGGAAAGATTAGAAAATATTACACAGCAACAGACAAGGGAGTAGTAATTTTACAAGAGGCAAGAGAAAAAGCATATGAACTCTTTAAAGAAATCAAAGACTAA
- a CDS encoding MerR family transcriptional regulator produces the protein MQIKDFATKYQIQADTIRYYEKENILTPKRRENGYREYNEECEKQLQFIIVLKQLGFTIKEIQQLLQLRDQPISTECNVSTVSLLGEKIISLEENIQFYQKALQVVHKIKDLIDEDKYVRNQGVIEELMLGFFKDTQARRIR, from the coding sequence GTGCAAATTAAAGACTTTGCTACAAAATATCAAATTCAAGCTGATACAATTCGTTATTACGAAAAAGAAAACATCTTAACACCAAAAAGACGAGAGAATGGTTACAGAGAATATAATGAAGAATGCGAGAAACAGCTACAGTTTATTATTGTATTAAAGCAATTAGGTTTTACCATAAAAGAGATTCAACAATTACTCCAGTTAAGAGACCAACCTATATCAACGGAATGTAATGTTTCCACCGTATCGTTATTAGGCGAAAAAATAATTAGTCTTGAAGAAAACATTCAGTTTTATCAAAAAGCATTGCAAGTAGTGCATAAAATCAAAGATCTAATTGACGAAGATAAATATGTAAGAAATCAAGGTGTCATCGAGGAATTAATGCTAGGATTTTTCAAAGACACTCAAGCAAGGAGGATAAGATGA
- the panC gene encoding pantoate--beta-alanine ligase, with translation MTIRITTIKEMQNLSQTWKTNNKQIGFVPTMGALHDGHLQMIKQSIADNDYTVVSIFVNPLQFGPNEDFDAYPRTMEDDQAQLDALGADYAFYPSVEEMYPKPLELSINVHRMAKVLEGAKRPGHFDGVVTVVNKLFNIIRPDIAYFGKKDAQQLAIVEKMVEEFNQPITIKGMDTIRESDGLAKSSRNIYLTENERQEAVHLYQSLLKAKELYDAGERNSDIIIDEIHTHLTKHTSGTIEEIAVYSYPELVKQTQITGRIFISLAMKFSKARLIDNIIVEEK, from the coding sequence ATGACAATAAGAATTACGACCATAAAAGAAATGCAAAACCTTAGTCAAACATGGAAGACAAATAATAAACAGATTGGGTTTGTACCAACCATGGGGGCATTGCATGACGGACATTTACAAATGATTAAGCAATCGATCGCGGACAATGATTATACTGTAGTCAGCATCTTTGTAAACCCACTGCAATTTGGGCCTAATGAAGATTTCGATGCTTATCCAAGAACCATGGAAGATGACCAAGCACAGTTAGATGCTTTAGGTGCCGATTATGCCTTCTACCCAAGCGTGGAAGAGATGTATCCAAAGCCTCTCGAACTTTCGATAAACGTCCATCGAATGGCGAAAGTACTAGAAGGAGCCAAGCGTCCGGGTCATTTTGACGGTGTGGTAACCGTCGTCAATAAGTTATTTAATATTATTCGTCCTGATATCGCCTATTTCGGAAAAAAGGACGCACAGCAACTGGCAATTGTCGAAAAGATGGTCGAAGAATTTAATCAACCGATTACTATTAAAGGCATGGATACCATACGTGAATCAGATGGCTTAGCAAAAAGCTCTCGCAACATCTACTTAACAGAGAATGAGCGACAAGAAGCTGTTCATTTATATCAAAGTCTATTAAAAGCTAAAGAATTATATGATGCGGGTGAACGAAATAGCGATATCATTATCGATGAAATTCACACCCATTTAACCAAACATACATCAGGGACTATTGAAGAGATCGCGGTCTATAGCTATCCCGAGCTCGTGAAACAAACTCAGATTACTGGTAGGATTTTTATATCGTTAGCGATGAAATTTTCCAAAGCAAGATTGATTGATAATATTATTGTGGAGGAAAAGTAG
- a CDS encoding restriction endonuclease — protein MLLFTIVIIILMLLGFMYLIWRQNENTLNDFQEKQYQVTDEFKKTLAFGIYQRFCTENEPIIRSKTFIKNTPLEFENFIANILKHKYGEHTYITKNTGDFGVDIEHGFGEDKVLGQVKCYKEDLSFEPIAILHSNMVKENVSKGYVVTTSDFSTYAKEYAEKLNIDLITGTDLVELWLHYADPVYDLLQDKKTGNVTRRIDAPI, from the coding sequence ATGCTACTGTTTACTATTGTCATTATAATTCTAATGTTATTAGGTTTTATGTACTTAATATGGAGACAAAACGAAAATACATTGAATGATTTCCAAGAAAAACAATATCAAGTAACCGATGAATTTAAAAAAACACTTGCGTTTGGAATATATCAACGATTTTGTACGGAAAATGAACCAATTATCCGTTCTAAAACTTTTATTAAAAATACACCTTTAGAGTTTGAAAATTTTATAGCTAATATTTTAAAACATAAATATGGTGAACACACTTATATCACCAAGAACACAGGTGATTTTGGCGTAGATATTGAGCATGGTTTTGGTGAAGATAAAGTGTTAGGACAAGTAAAATGCTATAAGGAGGACTTGTCTTTCGAACCGATTGCTATCCTACATTCAAATATGGTGAAGGAAAATGTTTCGAAGGGATATGTTGTTACTACATCAGATTTTTCAACATATGCAAAGGAGTACGCAGAAAAACTAAATATTGACCTCATTACTGGTACGGATTTAGTAGAATTGTGGTTACATTATGCTGATCCAGTATATGACTTATTGCAAGACAAGAAAACTGGCAATGTGACTAGAAGAATCGATGCACCTATTTAG
- a CDS encoding oxidoreductase — MKNFGVIGPGAVGSVIAEILLENGQRVHLLGRNAGEVRIEREGQLSEGTLSVEELSSFQTTLDYIFIAVKGTQLSNVLPIVEKLSHENTVTIICQNGYGQLERINMPHTYQAVVYISGQKKDQTITHFRDRKLILPENKDTIALHQFIGESDLVIQISPNYLNDMWFKLIVNLGINSVTALSRNTARILTNEKVRNLCESLIEEGIKIANAEGIHFENSTIKDIMDIYDGYPPNMGTSMYYDVLNGNPMEIDYIQGFLYRKSQEHGLNTPHIDTVYSLLVASELG; from the coding sequence ATGAAAAATTTTGGAGTTATTGGACCAGGGGCAGTTGGTTCCGTAATCGCAGAAATTTTGTTGGAAAATGGCCAACGTGTACATTTATTAGGAAGAAATGCTGGTGAAGTACGTATCGAACGAGAAGGGCAGTTGTCTGAAGGAACATTGTCCGTAGAAGAACTGTCCAGCTTTCAAACAACTCTTGATTATATTTTTATCGCAGTAAAAGGAACACAGCTATCGAACGTGCTTCCAATTGTAGAAAAGCTTTCACATGAAAATACAGTAACGATTATTTGTCAAAATGGCTATGGGCAACTCGAACGAATAAATATGCCGCATACCTATCAAGCAGTAGTGTATATTAGCGGGCAAAAAAAAGATCAAACGATAACGCATTTTCGTGACCGGAAATTAATTTTACCGGAAAATAAAGACACAATCGCGTTACATCAATTTATTGGGGAAAGTGATCTTGTTATTCAAATTAGCCCTAATTATCTTAACGATATGTGGTTTAAGCTAATCGTCAATCTCGGGATTAATTCCGTCACTGCATTGAGTCGAAATACCGCACGTATTTTAACCAATGAAAAGGTCAGAAACCTGTGTGAATCATTGATTGAAGAAGGGATTAAGATTGCTAATGCGGAAGGGATCCATTTTGAGAATTCTACCATAAAAGACATTATGGATATTTATGATGGCTATCCGCCGAATATGGGTACGAGCATGTATTACGATGTGTTAAATGGTAACCCGATGGAAATTGATTATATTCAAGGATTTTTATATCGGAAAAGTCAGGAGCATGGCTTAAATACTCCGCATATAGATACGGTGTATAGCTTGTTGGTGGCGAGCGAGCTAGGGTGA
- a CDS encoding L-lactate dehydrogenase: MKTSQQAVNRVVLIGGGSVGISYAFALMNQGVTEELAIIDLDADKALGDVMDLNHGKAFAPSLTNVWLGEYEDCKDADIVCICAGANQKPGETRLDLVEKNMIIFKEIVADVMNSGFNGIFLIATNPVDVLTQAVITFSGLPPHRVIGSGTTLDTARLRYELGEYFHLSPKNIHAYIIGEHGDTELPLWSTATIGTVPLLTYLNRSETYKKEDLDDIFINVRDAAYRIIQKKGATFYGIAMSLVRVTEAILKDEHSILTTSTFLQGEYSVDNVCIGVPTIINRNGVCEVIEVPMNEEEHRKFTHSVQTLKGIYEPAIQAIHV; encoded by the coding sequence ATGAAAACAAGTCAACAAGCAGTGAATCGTGTGGTACTCATTGGCGGTGGATCGGTTGGTATTAGTTATGCATTTGCATTGATGAATCAAGGTGTGACAGAAGAGTTAGCAATTATTGATTTAGATGCGGATAAAGCATTAGGTGATGTAATGGATTTAAATCATGGTAAAGCCTTTGCTCCTTCATTGACTAATGTATGGTTAGGAGAATACGAAGATTGTAAAGATGCAGATATCGTGTGTATTTGTGCTGGGGCTAATCAAAAGCCCGGGGAAACTCGCTTAGACCTTGTAGAAAAAAACATGATAATCTTTAAAGAAATTGTGGCTGACGTGATGAATAGTGGATTCAATGGCATCTTTTTAATCGCTACAAATCCTGTCGATGTCTTGACGCAAGCAGTCATAACATTCAGTGGTCTACCGCCTCATCGTGTAATTGGAAGCGGGACTACACTCGACACAGCGAGGCTACGCTATGAATTAGGAGAATACTTCCATCTATCACCGAAAAATATTCATGCCTACATCATTGGTGAGCACGGAGACACGGAACTCCCGTTATGGAGCACGGCGACTATTGGAACGGTACCACTACTTACGTATCTAAATCGAAGTGAAACCTATAAAAAGGAAGACTTAGATGATATCTTCATTAATGTTCGAGATGCTGCATATCGCATCATTCAGAAAAAAGGAGCAACCTTCTATGGCATTGCGATGAGTCTCGTCCGTGTAACAGAAGCAATATTAAAAGATGAACATAGCATTTTAACTACCAGCACCTTCCTTCAAGGTGAATATAGTGTAGACAATGTATGTATCGGTGTTCCAACGATTATTAATCGGAATGGCGTTTGTGAAGTAATTGAAGTTCCAATGAATGAAGAAGAACATAGAAAATTTACGCATAGCGTTCAGACACTTAAAGGCATTTACGAGCCAGCAATTCAAGCGATACATGTATGA
- a CDS encoding M20 family metallo-hydrolase, giving the protein MINWLEEKLCALNVRSSMNQSEGFTRLGYSVEEKQAHAQFIKIANELGLQTSGDEAGNQWAVWKVDEQASTIGLGSHLDTVYNGGGYDGVAGVLCALAAVKTLQEKQITPKKNIAIICFASEESARFSVSTLGSKAVSGELNKQAIETISDQDGKTIKQAMEQSGLNWETVQQAERTETDLEQFLELHIEQGKILEDQGLDIGVVNGIARPIRLIVRSEGMANHTGTTPMNNRQDALVAIAPLITFVEEEASKMNERGGANIVATISVANVKPNAMNMIPGEVELGIDIRSTDNELKQELFDSINEFCNDVERKRDVAITITTLVKDASVQLDKDMQDKLSAVSKSLGFKTISMDSGAGHDVMNMALKWPSGLIFIPSHKGISHHPDEFTETKDLANGTKVMAAYLESEVVG; this is encoded by the coding sequence TTGATCAACTGGCTAGAAGAAAAGTTATGTGCATTAAATGTAAGATCATCAATGAATCAATCGGAAGGATTCACACGACTAGGCTATTCCGTTGAAGAAAAACAAGCACACGCGCAGTTTATAAAAATTGCGAATGAACTCGGTCTGCAAACGTCTGGAGACGAAGCAGGGAATCAATGGGCAGTGTGGAAAGTGGATGAGCAAGCTTCAACGATCGGACTCGGTTCCCATTTAGATACAGTATATAACGGAGGAGGTTATGATGGAGTCGCTGGTGTGCTGTGTGCATTAGCAGCAGTGAAGACATTACAAGAAAAGCAAATTACTCCGAAAAAGAATATCGCGATTATCTGTTTTGCATCTGAAGAATCAGCACGCTTCAGTGTTTCTACACTTGGTAGTAAAGCAGTGTCGGGAGAGTTAAACAAACAGGCGATTGAAACTATTTCTGATCAGGACGGCAAGACCATCAAACAAGCAATGGAACAGTCGGGCCTGAACTGGGAGACGGTGCAACAAGCAGAGCGCACGGAGACAGATTTGGAGCAGTTCCTCGAATTACATATTGAACAAGGTAAAATACTGGAAGACCAAGGGTTAGACATCGGTGTTGTTAATGGTATCGCCCGGCCAATTCGTCTAATAGTACGCTCTGAGGGAATGGCAAATCATACAGGGACAACCCCGATGAATAATCGTCAGGATGCGCTAGTCGCGATTGCTCCACTTATCACTTTTGTCGAAGAAGAAGCTTCTAAAATGAATGAACGAGGAGGAGCAAATATTGTAGCGACAATCAGTGTGGCGAATGTGAAGCCCAATGCGATGAATATGATTCCTGGAGAAGTTGAGTTAGGAATTGATATTCGCAGTACGGACAATGAGTTGAAACAAGAGCTTTTTGACTCCATAAACGAATTTTGTAACGACGTAGAGAGAAAAAGAGACGTAGCAATAACGATCACGACGCTTGTGAAGGATGCATCTGTCCAATTAGATAAAGACATGCAAGACAAGCTATCTGCAGTAAGTAAGTCATTAGGCTTTAAAACAATTTCAATGGATAGCGGTGCCGGTCATGATGTGATGAATATGGCATTGAAATGGCCGAGCGGATTAATTTTTATCCCTTCTCATAAAGGAATAAGCCACCATCCAGATGAATTTACAGAAACAAAGGATTTAGCCAATGGAACAAAAGTGATGGCAGCTTATTTGGAATCAGAAGTGGTTGGATAA